Below is a genomic region from Mesorhizobium sp..
GCATCATCGGCGCGGGACAGATGGGCGGCGGTATCGCTCACGTGGCGGCGCTCGCCGGCTATGACGTGCTCCTCTACGACGTATCGAAGGACCGTATCGAGAAGGGTATCGCAACGGTCAGCGGCAACATGGCCCGCCAGGTCGCATCGGGCAGGATGGCCGAACAGGACCGCAATGCGGCGGTCGGGCGCATCCGTCCCGCGGAAACCATGCAGGACCTGGCCGGGGCCGATCTCGTCATCGAGGCGGCGACCGAGGACGAGACGGTCAAGCGCAAGATCTTCCAGCAGCTCTGCCCGGTGCTGAACCCTCAGGCGCTGATCGCCACCAACACGTCGTCGATCTCGATCACCCGCATGGCGGCAAGCACCGACAGGCCCGAACGCTTCATCGGCATCCACTTCATGAACCCGGTGCCGGTGATGAAGCTGGTCGAACTGGTGCGCGGAATAGCTACGGTGGACCAGACCTTCGAGGCGGCGAAATCCTTCGTCCATTCGCTCGACAAGACCATCACGGTGGCGGAAGATTTCCCGGCCTTCATCGTCAACCGTATCCTTTTGCCGATGATCAACGAGGCGATCTACGTTCTCTATGAAGGCGTTGGCACGGTGGAAGGCATCGACACGGCGATGAAGCTCGGCGCCAACCATCCGATGGGCCCGCTGCAGCTCGCCGATTTCATCGGCCTCGACACCTGCCTGTCGATCATGCAGGTGCTGCACGACGGCCTGTCGGACACGAAATACCGGCCCTGTCCGTTGCTGGTGAAATATGTCGAGGCCGGCTGGCTCGGCCGCAAGACCGGCCGCGGCTTCTACGACTATCGCGGCGAGACACCCGTTCCGACGCGATGACGCGGCTTTCCTAGAACACGTCCTTCCGCTTTCTGATTTCGGCGAAGACCGCCTCGTCGGAGGCGGTTTCCATGCCGAGATTGCGGCGGATGACGGGGTCGTGCCAGCGCATGAACGGATTGGTCGACATCTCCGCCATCAAGGTCGTCGGCAGCGTCGGCTTGCCCTCCGCCCGCAGCGCCTCGATCTCCTTCGCGCGCTCCTTCAGTGCCGAATTGGTCGGATCGACGGAGAGCGCGAAACGCGCGTTGGACAGCGTGTATTCGTGGCCGCAATAGACGATCGTTTCGAGCGGCAGTTCGGCGAGCTTCTGCAGTGACCGGTACATGTCGGCCGGCCCGCGTTCGAACAGTCGTCCGCAGCCGAGTGCGAACAGCGTGTCGCCGGCAAACAGCAAGCCGTCCTCAGGCAGGTAGTAGCAGACATGACCCGCGGTATGCCCGGGCGTCTCGATGACTCGCACCGGATGACCGGAAAAGTCGAACGTGTCGCCGTCGACCACGGTGCGGTCGATCCCCGGAATCTTCTCCGCCTCGGCCTTCGGTCCGACGATGGTCAGGCCGAAGCGTTCCTTCAGCGGGAGGTTCGCTTCGACATGATCGGGGTGATGGTGGGTCGTGAAGAGGACGGTCGGCCGCCAGCCGGTGCGCCCGACTGCCTCCAGGATCGGCCGCTCCTCCGGCGCGTCGATGACCGCCGTCTGCCCGGTCGTCGCGTCATGCAGAAGAACGCCGAAATTGTCGCTCCGGCACGTAAATTGTTCAACCATCAAGGGCATGCGCGCAATCTCCTGGGGGATGCGAGGAAGATAGGGCGGCGGCGGCCTCATGTCACCCGCCTTCCTTGATCTATCCGCGATGGGCAACTAGCGTTCGCGCCATGCATGCCGACATCGTCGACCTTCGCTCATTCTATGCGTCGATGCTGGGCCGCCTGGCCGAGCGCTCGATCGCAGCGGCCATTGCGCCGGTCTGGGCGACCGTTCCCAACGAGCGGCTGGTCGGCCTCGGCTATGCCCTGCCCTGGCTCGATCGCTTCGGCGCCGACGCCGAGCGCGTCTTCGCCTTCATGCCTTCCAACCAGGGCGCCGTGAACTGGCCGCCGCAGGGACCGTCGGCGACGGCGCTCGTGTTCGACGAGGAACTGCCGCTCCCGGACTCGTCGGTGGACCGCATCCTGATGGTGCATGCGCTGGAGCATTCGGAAGATCCTCACGAGACGCTGAAGGAGATGTGGCGCACCCTGGCCCCGAACGGCCGCCTGGTCGTCGTCGTGCCAAACCGGCGCGGCGTCTGGGCCCGGCTCGAACACACGCCCTTCGGCACCGGCCGGCCCTATTCGCGCGGGCAGTTGACCAAGCTGCTCAGGGATTCGAACTTCACGCCGGGGCCTTTCGCGGAAGCGCTGTTCTTCCCGCCGAGCCATCGGCGGTCGGTGCTCCGCTTCTACCAGTATTTCGAGAGGGCCGGCAGGCGCTTCTGGCCGATGTTCTCGGGCGTTCTCATTGTCGAGGCGCAGAAGCGACTCTACCAGGGCGTCCCGGTCAGCCGACGCGCGTCCCGGCGCGTCTTCGTGCCGGTGCTGAGCCCGCAGGGGGCAGGCCGCGCGCCTTTGGAGCGAACCTGACCCACGCCGGCTCCCGTGCAATCTGCTGCGGTGCAAAATGGTTATGTTGCATTGCAAAATTGGCAGGCCAGCCATGCAGAATTGATGCTTGTCTGAATCGGGGTCGAATCCTATCTTCGAATTGTTGGTGATCTACCTCCTCCCAGAGAGCCAACAAAGTTGCGGTGCACCTCCTCCCGCGCCGCAATCAAATCAAGCCCGCCGCTCCTCCTCCCGCGGCGGGCTTTTTTGTGCGCTGCGAAAGAAACATTGACTCCGGCACCGGTCGGGTTTTTGTTTGCGCCGTTCCCGAGCATACCTTCGGCGGAGGCATTCCACGACCTTGCTCCAGCGCAGCGACAATTATGCCGACCTCGTCAGCCGTTTCCGCTGGCAGATTCCCGATCGTTTCAATATTGGCGTGGCGGTCTCGGACGCCTGGGCGCGAAAGGAGCCGGGCCGGACCGCTCTCCTCGAATATCGTGGCGCAGCCGCGCCCGAGACGCTGACCTTCGGCGCGCTGGCGACACGCTCCAACGCGCTGGCCAACGCGTTGCGCGCCAGAGGCGTGCGGCGCGGTGACCGGATAGCCCTTCTGCTGCCGCAGAGCTTCGAGACGGCAATCGCCCATGTCGCGATCTACAAGCTCGGCGCCATCTCCGTGCCGCTGGCGCTCCTGTTCGGCGTCGAGGCGCTCGAATACCGGCTACAGACGGCCGGGGTTCGGGCCATCATCACCAATTCGGCTGGCCTCGCTAAAGTCGCGCGCGTTGAAGCCCGTCTGCCGAATCTCGACCTGATCGTATCGGTAGACGGACGCGACGGCGCGGCGGAGGGCTTCGAAGCCTTCGTGGCGGGTGCGGCGGTCGATTTCGAGGCGGAAGACACCACTCCGGACGATCCGGCGATGATGATCTTCACCTCCGGCACGACCGGTCCGCCGAAGGGCGCGCTGCACGGCCACCGCGTGCTGCTCGGCCATCTGCCCGGCCTGCAGATGGCCTACGAATTCCTGCCGCAGGCGGGCGACTTGATGTGGACGCCGGCCGACTGGGCCTGGGCCGGCGGGCTGCTCAATGCGCTCCTGCCGTCGCTTTATCTCGGCGTTCCGGTCGTCTGCGCGCGCTTCGAGAAGTTCGATCCCGAAGCGGCACTCCTGCTGGTCGAGCGCATGAAGGTGCGCAACGCGTTCATCCCGCCGACGGCACTGAGGATGCTGAAGTCGGTGCCGGAGATCCCGACACGGTTCTCCCATGTGCTGCGCAGCGTCGGTTCCGCCGGCGAATCGCTCGGCCGCGAGACCTGGGAATGGGCCGAAGGCGCGCTGGGGCTGCCGGTCAACGAATTCTACGGCCAGACCGAGTGCAACGCGGTCATCGCCTCGTCGGCGATCATCGGCGTCAGCCGGCCCGGTACGATCGGCAAGGCGGTGCCCGGCCACACCGTCGCGATCATCGACGCGAGCGGGCGGGCGATGCCGGCGGGCGAGGCCGGCCAGATCGCCGTCGCGCGGCCGGATCCGGTGATGTTCCTCGAATACTGGGACAGTCCGGAGGCGACGGCGAAGAAATTCATCGGCAACTGGATGACGACCGGCGATCAGGGCATCATGGACGGCGACGGCTATATCCAGTTCTTCGGCCGCGACGACGACGTGATCACATCGGCGGGATATCGCATTGGTCCTGGCGAGATCGAGGACTGTCTTGTCGGCCATCCCTCGGTCGCGCTCGCGGCGGCCGTGGGCAAGCCCGACGCGCTGCGCACCGAGATCGTCAAGGCTTATGTGGTGCTCAAGGATGGGGTGGAGCCGGGCGATGCGCTCAAGAGCGAGATCAGCGCCTTCGTGCGCGAGCGGCTGTCGGCGCACGAGTATCCGCGCGAGGTGGAGTTCGTCGATTCCATGCCGCTCACCACCACCGGCAAGGTGATCCGCCGCATCTTCCGCGACCGCGCCCGGCGCGAGGCCGGAGTGATCTGATCAATCGCGGCCCAGAAGCGCCCTCAGCCGATTGCGGATGAGGCGCGCCATGTTTCGCGTTTCCTGGCGGAGGTGGAGCTGCTTGGTCGCCTGGCGGGCGGCGCGATCCGCTTCCGGCGTCAGGCCGATCACGAGCGTGCCGACCGCCCTGCGTTCGCTCCAGATGCGGCTCATCACCGGGTGGTCGGGCACCGCGCAGCTGTCTGTCATCATGATGTTCGGATCGTCGAGATGGGTCCTCGTCACCTCGATCATCAGCAGCGTTCCAGGCGAGAAAGCCGCGTAGTTCTCGTCATAGGCGGTCTTCCACGTGTAGGCGCAGCCGTTCTCGATGAAGACGATCAGACAGGCGATGGCCTTGCCATCAAGGGCGAGGGTGTGGACGCGGCACATATCGCGTTCGGCCAGCCCGTTCACGGCCTCGCGGGCGAAGGCGGCGCGATAGCGGTCGATCGCCATGGCGGTGCGCTCGCGGCCCTTCCAGCCTGCCGCCTCCAGGGCAAGGAAGGCCTCGACGCCGCGCCGGACGTCGTCCGGCTGGCGCGCGATGGTGTATTCGAGCTTCCCGTGATCGCCCAGTCGCCGTTTCAGCCGGCGGAACTCGCGGAAA
It encodes:
- a CDS encoding 3-hydroxybutyryl-CoA dehydrogenase → MGKIGTVGIIGAGQMGGGIAHVAALAGYDVLLYDVSKDRIEKGIATVSGNMARQVASGRMAEQDRNAAVGRIRPAETMQDLAGADLVIEAATEDETVKRKIFQQLCPVLNPQALIATNTSSISITRMAASTDRPERFIGIHFMNPVPVMKLVELVRGIATVDQTFEAAKSFVHSLDKTITVAEDFPAFIVNRILLPMINEAIYVLYEGVGTVEGIDTAMKLGANHPMGPLQLADFIGLDTCLSIMQVLHDGLSDTKYRPCPLLVKYVEAGWLGRKTGRGFYDYRGETPVPTR
- the gloB gene encoding hydroxyacylglutathione hydrolase; its protein translation is MPLMVEQFTCRSDNFGVLLHDATTGQTAVIDAPEERPILEAVGRTGWRPTVLFTTHHHPDHVEANLPLKERFGLTIVGPKAEAEKIPGIDRTVVDGDTFDFSGHPVRVIETPGHTAGHVCYYLPEDGLLFAGDTLFALGCGRLFERGPADMYRSLQKLAELPLETIVYCGHEYTLSNARFALSVDPTNSALKERAKEIEALRAEGKPTLPTTLMAEMSTNPFMRWHDPVIRRNLGMETASDEAVFAEIRKRKDVF
- a CDS encoding class I SAM-dependent methyltransferase, translated to MHADIVDLRSFYASMLGRLAERSIAAAIAPVWATVPNERLVGLGYALPWLDRFGADAERVFAFMPSNQGAVNWPPQGPSATALVFDEELPLPDSSVDRILMVHALEHSEDPHETLKEMWRTLAPNGRLVVVVPNRRGVWARLEHTPFGTGRPYSRGQLTKLLRDSNFTPGPFAEALFFPPSHRRSVLRFYQYFERAGRRFWPMFSGVLIVEAQKRLYQGVPVSRRASRRVFVPVLSPQGAGRAPLERT
- a CDS encoding AMP-binding protein, which codes for MLQRSDNYADLVSRFRWQIPDRFNIGVAVSDAWARKEPGRTALLEYRGAAAPETLTFGALATRSNALANALRARGVRRGDRIALLLPQSFETAIAHVAIYKLGAISVPLALLFGVEALEYRLQTAGVRAIITNSAGLAKVARVEARLPNLDLIVSVDGRDGAAEGFEAFVAGAAVDFEAEDTTPDDPAMMIFTSGTTGPPKGALHGHRVLLGHLPGLQMAYEFLPQAGDLMWTPADWAWAGGLLNALLPSLYLGVPVVCARFEKFDPEAALLLVERMKVRNAFIPPTALRMLKSVPEIPTRFSHVLRSVGSAGESLGRETWEWAEGALGLPVNEFYGQTECNAVIASSAIIGVSRPGTIGKAVPGHTVAIIDASGRAMPAGEAGQIAVARPDPVMFLEYWDSPEATAKKFIGNWMTTGDQGIMDGDGYIQFFGRDDDVITSAGYRIGPGEIEDCLVGHPSVALAAAVGKPDALRTEIVKAYVVLKDGVEPGDALKSEISAFVRERLSAHEYPREVEFVDSMPLTTTGKVIRRIFRDRARREAGVI